One Dermochelys coriacea isolate rDerCor1 chromosome 21, rDerCor1.pri.v4, whole genome shotgun sequence genomic window carries:
- the HSD11B1 gene encoding corticosteroid 11-beta-dehydrogenase isozyme 1 isoform X1 yields the protein MGLLRKIFIPFVGLVLALCFYSAREDFKPEMLKGKRVIVTGASTGIGEQMAYHLARMGAHVLVTARTEAKLQKIITRCLELGAASAQYVSGSMEDKAFAEHVVKEAEVVLGGLDMLILNHVGNSYFNYFDGDVGHVQKLLKINFLSYVAMTVSALPKLKDSVGSIVVVSSMAGKVGFPFTAPYSATKFALDGFFSSLRQELIIQKVDVSITLCILGFIDTESAMKAASDVVLVSPAPKEECALEIIKAGALRQREIYYKYAATKIPLLIRDWAPELLDYLIRRSYNVENLKKN from the exons ATGGGTCTGTTGAGAAAGATTTTCATTCCCTTTGTAGGATTGGTCTTGGCCCTCTGTTTTTATTCAGCAAGGGAGGATTTTAAACCTG AGATGTTGAAAGGGAAGCGAGTGATAGTCACTGGAGCAAGCACTGGAATTGGAGAGCAAATGGCTTATCACCTGGCGCGGATGGGAGCCCATGTTCTGGTCACAGCACGGACAGAAGCCAAGCTTCAGAAA ATCATCACCCGGTGTCTGGAGCTGGGGGCAGCCTCCGCGCAGTATGTGAGCGGCAGTATGGAGGACAAGGCCTTTGCCGAGCATGTGGTGAAGGAGGCTGAAGTAGTGCTGG GAGGCCTAGACATGCTGATTCTCAACCACGTTGGCAACTCGTACTTTAACTATTTCGACGGCGACGTGGGACACGTGCAGAAGCTGCTGAAGATTAACTTTCTCAGCTACGTGGCCATGACTGTCTCTGCCCTGCCCAAGCTGAAAGACAGCGTGGGCAGCATCGTGGTGGTTTCATCCATGGCAG GTAAAGTTGGGTTTCCATTTACTGCTCCCTACTCTGCAACAAAGTTTGCCCTGGATGGGTTTTTCAGCTCCCTGCGGCAGGAATTAATCATTCAGAAGGTTGATGTTTCCATCACGCTCTGTATACTCGGCTTCATTGATACAG AAAGTGCCATGAAAGCAGCTTCCGATGTGGTGCTGGTGTCCCCTGCGCCGAAGGAGGAGTGTGCACTGGAAATCATCAAGGCGGGAGCCCTACGCCAACGGGAAATTTACTACAAATATGCAGCTACCAAAATCCCCCTCTTGATCCGGGACTGGGCTCCAGAACTCCTGGATTATCTGATCAGAAGAAGCTACAATGTGGAGAACCTAAAGAAAAATTAA
- the G0S2 gene encoding G0/G1 switch protein 2 — translation MGTMQELIPFAKEMLSQKPNRKMVKIYMLGSLLAFFGVVISLVETVCSPFTSEEQLQEEEEEEKRPPPTKEHTVPQKQRDLTMEKSKEQDVMQRNLVIRQRAS, via the coding sequence ATGGGGACCATGCAGGAGCTGATTCCCTTTGCCAAAGAAATGCTCAGCCAGAAGCCCAACAGAAAGATGGTCAAGATCTATATGCTGGGCAGCCTGCTGGCTTTCTTCGGGGTGGTTATTAGCCTGGTGGAGACAGTCTGCAGCCCTTTCACATCTGAAGAGCAActacaagaggaggaggaggaggaaaagagaccTCCCCCAACAAAAGAGCACACTGTCCCCCAGAAACAGAGGGATTTGACCATGGAGAAGAGCAAAGAGCAGGATGTAATGCAGAGGAACCTGGTGATCAGGCAGCGTGCATCCTAA